Proteins from a single region of Aneurinibacillus sp. REN35:
- the flgK gene encoding flagellar hook-associated protein FlgK, translated as MPSTFFGLEIGKRGIFAQQGALQVTGHNISNANTEGYSRQRAEMVATPAHPYPSLTNARQAGQLGTGVTVSSLERLRERFLDLQFRDEYKKVGYYEKKTDTLEKIEVLLNEPSDKGFQYSMDQFWNSWQKASSNPKDQATREALRQNAVAMTENFTFIHDSLTKMQTNMNEEVNVTAQEIDSYARQIASLNKQIGDVVPHGYQPNDLYDQRDVLVDKLSKLVDVSVTESTNGMINISIIANAKGPTAGNTSSSIPLVQGTSSLQAFAEKDTNGMYQLKFTDENKTNEYSEVEFKTGALAGQLASRDDIIPSYIERMNNLASSMFEAVNELHRQGYNLDDIANGTHTPVDFFTTKSGAATPANASDFKVNPDIMQSVRKIAIAAKKDASEGTPGEEDNRNALAIAALKHKSDIEFGTPGSSETTSFDGYTRGIVAKLGIETREAQRMLDNTSLLAGEVENRRQSVSGVSLDEEMSNMIKFQHAYSASARMITAVDEMLDKIINGMGLVGR; from the coding sequence ATGCCGTCCACATTTTTTGGATTGGAAATAGGAAAGCGAGGTATTTTTGCGCAGCAGGGAGCGCTTCAGGTTACAGGGCATAATATCTCCAATGCTAACACGGAGGGCTATTCGCGCCAGCGCGCCGAGATGGTAGCTACACCAGCGCATCCGTATCCAAGTTTAACGAATGCCCGCCAGGCAGGGCAGTTGGGAACTGGCGTCACGGTGTCAAGCCTGGAGCGCTTGCGTGAGCGTTTTCTAGATTTGCAATTTCGAGATGAATATAAAAAGGTAGGGTATTACGAGAAAAAGACAGATACCCTTGAGAAGATTGAAGTGCTTCTAAATGAGCCATCCGATAAGGGATTCCAATATTCCATGGATCAATTCTGGAATTCGTGGCAGAAAGCTTCATCGAACCCTAAGGATCAAGCCACAAGGGAGGCGCTGCGCCAGAATGCGGTCGCTATGACGGAGAATTTCACCTTTATCCACGATTCGTTGACGAAGATGCAGACCAATATGAATGAAGAGGTTAATGTTACTGCGCAAGAGATCGACTCCTATGCTCGGCAGATCGCAAGCCTCAACAAGCAGATTGGCGATGTTGTGCCGCACGGCTATCAGCCGAATGATCTGTACGATCAAAGGGATGTGCTCGTAGACAAGCTGTCAAAGCTGGTAGACGTATCGGTTACTGAATCGACTAATGGGATGATAAATATATCCATCATTGCAAACGCAAAAGGGCCGACTGCGGGAAATACCAGCTCTTCCATTCCTCTCGTGCAAGGAACATCGAGCTTACAAGCTTTCGCCGAAAAAGATACAAACGGAATGTATCAATTGAAATTTACGGATGAGAACAAGACAAATGAATATTCAGAGGTAGAATTCAAAACAGGAGCGCTTGCGGGGCAGCTTGCTTCACGGGATGACATTATTCCAAGCTATATTGAACGAATGAATAATCTAGCCTCATCTATGTTTGAAGCGGTTAATGAACTGCATAGACAGGGATATAACCTCGATGACATTGCAAATGGTACGCATACTCCAGTCGATTTCTTTACAACCAAAAGCGGAGCGGCCACACCTGCGAATGCTTCTGATTTCAAAGTGAATCCTGATATTATGCAATCGGTACGAAAGATTGCTATCGCTGCTAAAAAAGATGCAAGCGAGGGAACACCGGGTGAAGAGGATAATCGAAATGCCCTGGCTATCGCTGCACTCAAACACAAGTCCGATATTGAGTTCGGAACACCTGGCAGTTCAGAAACGACCTCGTTTGATGGATATACGCGCGGCATTGTTGCCAAGCTTGGAATCGAGACACGCGAGGCACAGCGTATGCTGGACAACACGAGCCTGCTCGCAGGTGAGGTGGAGAATCGCCGTCAGTCCGTATCCGGTGTCTCGCTCGATGAGGAGATGTCTAATATGATCAAGTTTCAGCACGCATACAGTGCATCAGCCCGCATGATCACAGCCGTGGATGAAATGCTAGACAAAATTATCAACGGCATGGGACTCGTAGGCAGATAG
- a CDS encoding flagellar protein FlgN, protein MNDLYTIVEILDQLIVEHERMLKLAGHKKDVLIKGAINDLARILQFESRCITTIQSLELEREKQISLYLMQRGVRKETCYVSDLIEMTGNPELKKALADCQQKLGTVITELKHANELNQKLIEQSLAFVNMSLEELTAPPEDEHVYKKTNARANPYTQANRGFFDSKA, encoded by the coding sequence ATGAATGATTTATATACAATTGTAGAGATTCTTGACCAACTGATTGTGGAGCATGAGCGGATGCTGAAGCTTGCCGGGCATAAGAAGGACGTCCTCATCAAGGGCGCCATCAATGACCTGGCCCGCATCCTGCAATTTGAATCTCGCTGCATCACCACCATCCAATCCCTTGAATTAGAGCGAGAGAAGCAAATCTCGCTCTATTTAATGCAGCGGGGTGTTCGTAAGGAAACATGCTATGTAAGCGACTTGATCGAGATGACCGGAAATCCGGAGCTGAAGAAAGCACTCGCCGATTGCCAGCAGAAGCTTGGCACAGTAATTACCGAATTGAAGCACGCCAACGAACTGAATCAGAAGCTGATTGAACAGTCGCTGGCGTTTGTAAATATGTCGCTTGAAGAATTAACGGCACCGCCGGAAGATGAACATGTATATAAGAAGACGAATGCACGTGCCAACCCGTATACGCAGGCGAACCGTGGTTTTTTTGACAGCAAGGCGTAA
- a CDS encoding flagellar protein, which produces MSFDVQNCPRCQQLFRKVRHNVCGACVKVIDEEYDKCYRFMRKKENRACNIHELSEATGVSMNQITMFIVEGRLSIDNNPNMSYPCRSCGMPTRNGSICESCTGNLKKLAGYMKEDEQKREEEAQKKREGSALYRSGPID; this is translated from the coding sequence TTGTCTTTTGATGTGCAGAACTGTCCGCGCTGCCAGCAGCTATTTCGCAAAGTACGGCATAATGTCTGCGGAGCGTGTGTTAAAGTGATTGATGAAGAGTACGATAAGTGCTATCGATTCATGCGGAAGAAGGAAAACCGGGCGTGCAATATTCATGAATTGAGTGAAGCGACCGGTGTATCGATGAACCAGATTACCATGTTCATCGTAGAAGGGCGGCTTAGCATCGACAATAACCCTAACATGAGTTATCCTTGTCGTAGCTGCGGTATGCCAACCCGTAACGGTTCGATCTGTGAAAGCTGTACCGGCAACTTGAAGAAGCTTGCCGGATACATGAAAGAGGACGAACAGAAACGGGAAGAAGAAGCCCAGAAGAAGCGTGAAGGATCGGCATTATATCGAAGTGGCCCAATCGACTAA
- the flgM gene encoding flagellar biosynthesis anti-sigma factor FlgM produces the protein MRIERPNHIQPINPYRQQEMKQEETKAKGKERDQLEISTEALELQRTQETAAERAERIADLKKQVQDGTYHVDAKIIAEALLKKGL, from the coding sequence ATGAGAATCGAGAGACCAAACCATATTCAGCCAATCAACCCGTATCGTCAGCAAGAGATGAAACAGGAAGAGACAAAAGCGAAAGGCAAGGAACGCGACCAGCTGGAGATATCGACAGAGGCGCTGGAATTGCAGCGGACACAAGAGACGGCCGCTGAACGTGCTGAGCGAATTGCGGACTTGAAGAAGCAGGTACAGGATGGCACGTATCACGTAGACGCGAAGATCATCGCGGAAGCGCTGCTTAAGAAAGGCCTGTAA